A single genomic interval of Streptomyces sp. BA2 harbors:
- a CDS encoding tetratricopeptide repeat protein, whose amino-acid sequence MAEQQEQAAEDAMMTRIGQAVMLHHGGDREEAQGRFLGLWSEIGEEGDPLHRCTLAHYMADTQEDPSDELAWDLRALSAADELTDERLHEHHDSIAVRGFYPSLHLNLAADYAKLGRPEAARNHIRRARGAVGALGDDGYGDGIRAAIGRLELQLGEGSEVE is encoded by the coding sequence GTGGCGGAGCAGCAGGAGCAGGCGGCGGAAGACGCCATGATGACCCGGATCGGGCAGGCGGTCATGCTGCACCACGGGGGCGACCGTGAGGAGGCGCAGGGCCGCTTCCTCGGTCTGTGGTCGGAGATCGGCGAGGAGGGCGACCCGCTGCACCGCTGCACGCTCGCGCACTACATGGCGGACACGCAGGAGGACCCTTCGGACGAACTGGCCTGGGATCTGCGGGCGTTGTCGGCGGCGGACGAGCTCACGGACGAGCGCCTGCACGAACACCACGACTCGATCGCGGTCCGCGGCTTCTACCCGTCCCTGCACCTGAACCTCGCCGCGGACTACGCGAAGCTGGGGCGCCCCGAGGCGGCGCGCAACCACATCCGGCGGGCGCGGGGCGCGGTCGGGGCACTGGGGGACGACGGGTACGGGGACGGGATCCGGGCGGCCATCGGGAGACTGGAGCTGCAGCTGGGGGAGGGGAGCGAGGTGGAGTGA
- the lnt gene encoding apolipoprotein N-acyltransferase translates to MDPLSDDRDRRWPRPSATSAGTATSATGLLASARWRGVLAVVAGALPALAFPAPSLWWFAYVALVPWILLARSAESGRRAALDGWLGGIGFMVAVHHWLLPSLHVFTLVIAALLGLLWAPWGWLVRRLLGGALSPGRTAAALVVLPSGWLMVELVRSWEGLGGPWGLLGSSQWQVEPALRLMSVGGVWLVSALIVTVNTGIAALVAPHAVAPLAVARPPGTSRTAAARALPATAGLVAVAAVATSAWAWAPRPEPAGRMRVAVVQPGVIDGVGSADKRLAREEELTRGLAGRDLDLVVWGESSVGYDLAERPDVARRIAALSQEVSADILVNVDARRSDQPGIFKSSVLVGPEGPTGDRYDKMRLVPFGEYVPARSLLGWATSVGKAAGEDRRRGERPVVMKVGDGLKVGPLVCFESAFPDMSRHLTREGAQLLLAQSSTSTFQSSWAPEQHASLAAVRAAETGRPMVHATLTGVSAVYAAGGERVGAPLGTSASTTATYDIPLAEGVTPYVRLGDWPVHAALGVLTVLCAAEGMRSLRGPAKGRLRQPAPEPHGPHARTAHGSPAHPGR, encoded by the coding sequence ATGGATCCGCTCAGCGACGACCGGGACCGGCGGTGGCCACGCCCCTCAGCCACCTCGGCCGGGACGGCCACCTCGGCGACGGGGCTGCTCGCATCGGCCCGATGGCGCGGCGTCCTCGCCGTCGTCGCCGGCGCGCTGCCCGCCCTCGCCTTCCCCGCCCCGTCGCTGTGGTGGTTCGCGTACGTCGCGCTCGTGCCCTGGATCCTCCTTGCCCGCTCGGCGGAGAGCGGGCGCAGGGCTGCGCTCGACGGATGGCTCGGCGGTATCGGGTTCATGGTGGCGGTGCATCACTGGCTGCTGCCGAGCCTGCATGTGTTCACCCTCGTCATCGCCGCGCTGCTCGGCCTGTTGTGGGCGCCGTGGGGCTGGCTGGTGCGGCGCCTCCTGGGCGGGGCGCTCTCACCGGGGCGGACCGCGGCCGCGCTGGTCGTCCTGCCGTCCGGCTGGCTGATGGTCGAACTGGTCAGGTCCTGGGAGGGGCTCGGCGGCCCGTGGGGGCTGCTCGGCTCCAGTCAGTGGCAGGTCGAGCCCGCCCTGCGCCTGATGTCGGTGGGCGGGGTGTGGCTTGTCAGCGCCCTGATCGTCACCGTCAACACCGGGATCGCGGCGCTCGTCGCGCCCCACGCCGTCGCGCCCCTCGCCGTCGCACGCCCGCCCGGTACGTCACGTACGGCCGCCGCCAGGGCGCTCCCCGCCACCGCCGGGCTCGTGGCCGTGGCCGCCGTGGCCACGTCCGCCTGGGCGTGGGCGCCGCGCCCCGAGCCCGCGGGCCGGATGCGCGTGGCCGTCGTCCAGCCGGGTGTCATCGACGGGGTCGGCAGCGCCGACAAGCGGCTCGCGCGCGAGGAGGAACTGACCCGCGGTCTTGCGGGGCGGGACCTGGACCTCGTCGTCTGGGGCGAGAGCAGCGTCGGCTACGACCTCGCGGAACGCCCGGACGTCGCCCGGCGGATAGCCGCGCTGTCCCAGGAGGTCAGCGCCGACATCCTGGTGAACGTGGACGCCCGCCGCTCCGATCAGCCGGGCATCTTCAAGAGCTCCGTCCTCGTGGGCCCCGAGGGCCCGACCGGCGACCGCTACGACAAGATGCGGCTCGTCCCCTTCGGCGAGTACGTCCCCGCCCGCTCGCTCCTCGGCTGGGCGACGTCCGTGGGCAAGGCGGCGGGCGAGGACCGCAGGCGCGGTGAGCGTCCGGTGGTGATGAAGGTCGGGGACGGCCTGAAGGTCGGTCCGCTGGTGTGCTTCGAGTCGGCGTTCCCCGACATGAGCCGTCATCTGACGCGCGAGGGCGCCCAGTTGCTGCTCGCGCAGTCGTCCACGTCGACGTTCCAGTCGAGCTGGGCGCCCGAGCAGCACGCCTCGCTCGCGGCGGTGCGGGCCGCCGAGACCGGCCGCCCCATGGTGCACGCCACGCTCACCGGCGTCTCCGCGGTGTACGCCGCGGGCGGCGAGCGGGTCGGAGCGCCGCTCGGCACCTCGGCGAGCACCACGGCGACGTACGACATACCGCTGGCCGAGGGCGTCACGCCGTACGTCAGGCTGGGCGACTGGCCCGTGCACGCGGCCCTCGGCGTGCTCACGGTGCTGTGCGCGGCCGAGGGCATGCGTTCCCTGCGGGGGCCCGCGAAGGGGCGGCTCAGGCAGCCTGCTCCTGAGCCGCACGGACCACACGCTCGCACAGCTCATGGGTCGCCAGCGCATCCCGGGCGCTGA
- the ung gene encoding uracil-DNA glycosylase, with protein sequence MTDIAMLPASWRGVLGEELQKPYFKELTDFVEEERAKGPVYPPRDEVFAALDATPYDQVKVLVLGQDPYHGEGQGHGLCFSVRPGVKTPPSLRNIYKEMKEELGHPVPDNGFLMPWAQQGVLLLNAVLTVRAGEANSHKGKGWEKFTDAVIRAVAERPDPAVFVLWGNYAQKKLPLIDEQRHVVVKGAHPSPLSAKRFFGSRPFTQIDEAVAAQGHAPIDWRIPDLG encoded by the coding sequence GTGACCGACATCGCCATGCTGCCCGCGTCCTGGCGCGGAGTCCTCGGCGAGGAGCTGCAGAAGCCCTACTTCAAGGAGCTCACCGATTTCGTCGAGGAAGAGCGGGCGAAGGGGCCCGTCTACCCTCCGCGTGACGAAGTGTTCGCAGCGCTCGACGCGACGCCGTACGACCAGGTCAAGGTCCTTGTCCTCGGCCAGGATCCGTACCACGGCGAGGGGCAGGGGCACGGCCTCTGCTTCTCCGTGCGGCCCGGCGTGAAGACCCCGCCCTCGCTGCGGAACATCTACAAGGAGATGAAGGAGGAGCTCGGCCACCCCGTGCCGGACAACGGCTTTCTGATGCCGTGGGCCCAGCAGGGCGTCCTCCTCCTGAACGCGGTGCTCACGGTCCGCGCGGGAGAGGCCAACTCCCACAAGGGCAAGGGCTGGGAGAAGTTCACCGACGCGGTGATCCGCGCGGTGGCCGAACGCCCCGACCCCGCCGTCTTCGTCCTGTGGGGCAATTACGCCCAGAAGAAGCTCCCGCTCATCGACGAACAGCGGCACGTGGTCGTGAAGGGCGCGCACCCCTCGCCGCTCTCCGCGAAGAGGTTCTTCGGCTCGCGCCCCTTCACGCAGATCGACGAGGCGGTGGCGGCGCAGGGGCACGCGCCGATCGACTGGCGCATTCCGGACCTGGGCTGA
- a CDS encoding Gfo/Idh/MocA family oxidoreductase has protein sequence MKVGCIGLGDIAQKAYLPVLTTLPGVELHLQTRTPATLARVAGVHHIPDERCHTDLDALLAQGIDAAFVHASTAAHPEIVTRLLEAGVATYVDKPLAYELADSERLVRLAEERAVSLAVGFNRRFAPGYAQCVEHPRELILMQKNRVGLPEDVRTLVLDDFIHVVDTLRFLAPGPIDHVSVRARVQDGLMEHVVLQLAGDGFTALGVMNRLSGSTEEILEVSGQDTKRQVLNLAEVIDHKGQPSVRRRGDWVPVARQRGIEQVVLAFLDAVRAGKVLSARDALATHELCERVVRAAQEQAA, from the coding sequence GTGAAGGTCGGCTGTATCGGACTTGGTGACATCGCGCAGAAGGCGTATCTGCCCGTGCTCACCACCCTGCCGGGGGTCGAACTGCACCTGCAGACGCGCACGCCCGCGACCCTCGCCCGCGTCGCGGGCGTCCACCACATCCCCGACGAGCGCTGCCACACCGACCTGGACGCGCTGCTCGCCCAGGGCATCGACGCCGCCTTCGTGCACGCCTCGACCGCCGCCCACCCGGAGATCGTCACGCGGCTGCTCGAAGCGGGCGTGGCCACCTACGTCGACAAGCCCCTCGCGTACGAGCTCGCCGACTCGGAGCGGCTCGTGCGGCTGGCCGAGGAGCGGGCGGTCAGCCTCGCCGTCGGCTTCAACCGCCGCTTCGCGCCCGGCTACGCGCAGTGCGTCGAGCACCCGCGCGAACTGATCCTGATGCAGAAGAACCGCGTCGGTCTGCCCGAGGACGTGCGCACGCTCGTCCTCGACGACTTCATCCACGTCGTGGACACGCTGCGCTTCCTCGCGCCGGGACCGATCGACCACGTCAGCGTGCGCGCCCGCGTCCAGGACGGGCTCATGGAGCATGTCGTGCTGCAGCTGGCGGGGGACGGGTTCACCGCGCTCGGTGTGATGAACCGGCTCAGCGGTTCCACCGAGGAGATCCTCGAGGTGTCGGGCCAGGACACCAAGCGGCAGGTGCTCAACCTCGCCGAGGTCATCGACCACAAGGGCCAGCCCAGCGTGCGGCGGCGCGGCGACTGGGTGCCGGTGGCCAGGCAGCGCGGCATCGAGCAGGTGGTGCTCGCGTTCCTCGACGCCGTGCGCGCGGGCAAGGTGCTCAGCGCCCGGGATGCGCTGGCGACCCATGAGCTGTGCGAGCGTGTGGTCCGTGCGGCTCAGGAGCAGGCTGCCTGA